One Lasioglossum baleicum chromosome 6, iyLasBale1, whole genome shotgun sequence genomic window carries:
- the LOC143209622 gene encoding ribokinase produces MSPKIVVVGSCMIDFTSFSSRLPKPGETIIGKNFEIKYGGKGANQCIAAAKLGASTAIVACLGTDKYAEEYLKIFEKENVNTSHVQRKENQHSGIAHITVADNGENSIVIVLGSNALLSAKQVDNASEVVKDAPVLLCQLETSLEATRHALKLHKGHGLSILNGAPAMEHIDEELLSLCDIFCVNETEAEVMTGVEPFGLSNVQKAIDKLLDIGCNTVVITLGELGAAFASKKNRTATIIATPKQVQPVDTTGAGDAFLGAFAYFKAYHPALPTNECIRRACIVATESVLKSGTHASFPTREILSPELFI; encoded by the exons atgtctcCGAAAATCGTTGTCGTTGGTTCCTGCATGATTGATTTCACTAG CTTCTCTTCACGCTTACCGAAACCTGGTGAGACCATAATCGGTAAAAACTTTGAGATAAAGTACGGTGGCAAAGGTGCTAATCAATGCATAGCTGCAGCAAAGCTCGGTGCATCCACAGCAATTGTTGCTTGC TTAGGCACAGACAAATATGCTGAggagtatttaaaaatatttgagaagGAGAATGTGAACACCTCACACGTTCAAAGAAAGGAGAACCAGCACAGCGGCATAGCGCATATCACCGTTGCCGATAACG ggGAGAATAGTATAGTGATCGTGTTAGGGTCGAACGCGTTGCTGAGCGCGAAACAGGTGGACAACGCGTCAGAGGTAGTCAAAGACGCTCCCGTTTTATTATGTCAATTAGAGACGTCCCTGGAAGCCACGCGACACGCTTTAAAGCTCCATAAAGGTCACG GTTTGTCGATCCTGAACGGGGCGCCTGCGATGGAACACATAGACGAAGAGCTTCTGTCCCTCTGCGACATATTCTGTGTCAACGAGACTGAG GCGGAAGTGATGACTGGGGTGGAGCCATTCGGGCTGTCGAATGTTCAAAAAGCTATTGATAAGCTGTTGGATATCGGTTGCAACACAGTTGTTATCACTTTGGGAGAGCTAGGAGCTGCGTTCGCGTCCAAGAAGAATAGGACAGCCACCATAATCGCTACTCCCAAACAAGTGCAACCCGTGGATACAACT GGAGCCGGAGATGCATTTCTGGGCGCTTTTGCATATTTCAAAGCGTACCACCCAGCGCTTCCGACGAACGAGTGCATCCGAAGAGCCTGCATAGTCGCCACAGAATCCGTCCTGAAGTCTGGCACCCACGCAAGCTTTCCAACCAGGGAAATCTTATCGCCGGAATTGTTTATATGA